A genomic region of Betaproteobacteria bacterium contains the following coding sequences:
- a CDS encoding C40 family peptidase, which translates to MTRLWLANWLTVLALLAGCSSSPEIPEPTTVRASNEVASKAIVYAKEMLGRPYKYAGDTPAGFDCSGLVKYSYGRAGISMPRDTQAQHRMSVLVSMRSLREGDLLFFDQEGKKTSHVGLYLGNGRFIHAPSSGGKVRTDSLNAEFWKKHFVEARRV; encoded by the coding sequence ATGACGCGCCTGTGGTTGGCGAATTGGCTAACCGTGTTGGCGTTGCTCGCCGGTTGCTCCAGTTCGCCGGAAATCCCCGAGCCGACAACGGTACGCGCCAGCAATGAGGTCGCGTCCAAGGCAATTGTCTATGCAAAGGAGATGCTCGGCAGACCGTACAAGTACGCCGGCGATACGCCGGCCGGTTTCGATTGCAGCGGACTGGTGAAGTACAGCTACGGCCGTGCCGGCATTTCCATGCCGCGCGACACGCAGGCGCAACACCGCATGTCAGTGCTGGTGTCGATGCGCAGCCTGCGCGAGGGCGACCTGTTGTTTTTCGACCAGGAAGGCAAGAAAACTTCGCACGTCGGCCTGTATCTCGGCAACGGGCGCTTCATTCATGCGCCCTCGAGCGGCGGCAAGGTGCGCACCGACAGCCTGAATGCGGAATTCTGGAAGAAACATTTCGTCGAAGCCAGAAGAGTTTAA
- a CDS encoding ArgE/DapE family deacylase: MNAPETRDPALESDILAAVANLRRDLVDLAMTLVRFPSLNGEEAGAQDFMEGLFRGMGLMTERFEVRDADLKNLPGYSPSVGQWERHDNVVGIHRPRTAIGRSLILNGHVDVVPIGAEELWSRPPFDPVVRDGRLYGRGSGDMKAGIAAYVTAFRALKSIGLQPAAPVFMQSVVEEECTGNGALACLHRGYKADAAIIPEPFGHSILKAQVGVMWLSVEVFGKPAHVLNAAQGINAIEAAFALWRGLQSLEAEWNKTDNRHPAFAHLEHPLRFNLGKINGGEWASSVPTRCVMELRCGFYPGVPAAQARAAIEARLAETMKRDPALAGITHRVRYAGFQAEGFVLDGAAPLLTALAAAHAQVMNKDAEWFASSATTDARAFNLYGNIPATCYGPEAQNIHGIDESVSIESALRVAQVLALFLARWCGVEKTR, translated from the coding sequence GTGAACGCCCCCGAAACCCGCGATCCCGCCCTCGAATCCGACATCCTCGCCGCGGTCGCGAACCTGCGACGCGATCTGGTCGACCTGGCGATGACGCTCGTGCGTTTTCCGTCGCTGAACGGCGAGGAAGCCGGAGCACAGGATTTCATGGAAGGGCTCTTCCGCGGCATGGGGCTAATGACCGAGCGCTTCGAAGTGCGCGACGCCGACCTGAAGAACCTGCCCGGCTATTCACCCTCGGTGGGACAGTGGGAACGGCACGACAACGTCGTCGGCATCCATCGGCCGCGTACCGCAATCGGGCGATCCCTGATCTTGAACGGGCACGTCGACGTCGTGCCGATCGGCGCGGAAGAGTTATGGTCGCGCCCGCCGTTCGATCCGGTCGTGCGCGACGGCCGGCTGTACGGCCGCGGCAGCGGCGACATGAAGGCCGGCATCGCCGCCTACGTAACCGCGTTCCGCGCATTGAAGTCGATTGGCTTGCAACCCGCTGCGCCGGTGTTCATGCAGTCAGTCGTCGAAGAAGAATGCACCGGCAACGGTGCGCTGGCCTGCCTGCATCGCGGCTACAAGGCGGACGCGGCGATCATTCCGGAACCGTTCGGACATAGCATCCTGAAGGCTCAGGTCGGCGTCATGTGGTTGTCCGTGGAAGTGTTCGGCAAGCCGGCCCACGTGCTCAACGCCGCGCAAGGTATCAACGCGATCGAGGCGGCGTTCGCGCTGTGGCGCGGCTTGCAATCGCTCGAAGCGGAATGGAACAAGACAGACAATCGACATCCCGCCTTCGCGCATCTCGAACATCCCCTCAGATTCAACCTTGGCAAGATCAACGGCGGCGAATGGGCTTCGTCGGTGCCTACGCGCTGCGTCATGGAGTTGCGCTGCGGCTTCTATCCCGGCGTTCCTGCCGCACAAGCCCGCGCCGCGATCGAGGCGCGCCTTGCCGAAACAATGAAGCGAGATCCCGCCCTCGCCGGCATCACGCATCGGGTGCGCTATGCAGGGTTCCAGGCCGAAGGCTTCGTGCTTGACGGCGCGGCCCCGCTGCTGACCGCGCTCGCCGCGGCGCATGCGCAGGTGATGAACAAGGATGCGGAATGGTTCGCCAGCTCCGCGACGACCGATGCCCGTGCCTTCAATCTATATGGCAATATTCCCGCAACCTGCTATGGCCCCGAGGCACAGAACATCCACGGCATCGACGAGTCGGTGTCGATCGAGAGCGCGTTGCGCGTTGCCCAGGTGCTGGCACTGTTCTTGGCGCGTTGGTGCGGCGTGGAGAAAACGCGATGA